The genomic window GCTAGTTCTTTTTTTTCCTTCACATTGACAGGGTTTGAACAAGTCACTTATTGAAAATAGTGCGATCACTCTTGGGAGGCTTAGCTGGGTCTGTCCAGACATTGTGGCCCCTCATATGGAACATTTCATGCAAGCATGGTGCAATGCCTTGTGCATGTAAGTGCGCCCCTTTTCTGGAGTCTTTAAGCACATCCAAAGGGTTAGAGAAGGAAggatggttttcaagtgttttatctatggTTTGTTGCATGATGAATGGAACTTGTTTCTTTGGTGTGATCCAGCATCAGAGACGATTTTGAGAAAGAGGATGCTTTTCATGGACTGTGTGCAATGGTATATCCAGACCTCCTGGTTATGGCTGCATTCTTCCTATCTGGGTGATTTTCTTCTGAAATCTTATTTGGTTACACCAGGTGGCGGCAAACCCTACAGGAGCCGCTGGTTCATTAGCTTACATCTGCCAGGCCTGTGCAAGTTGGACTGTGAGTTGCGATTCCTATTGGATCGGGAGTCCTTTTTAGGTTCACCTATAGCCCTATTGAATTCAATGTGTGCTCTTTGATCTGTGTACAGGAGATAAAAAGTGAAGGTCTTCACAATGAAGTGTGCCAGATTCTGAATGGCTACAAGCAGGTAAAGCTGGCCTCTTTACCCGCCGTTGCATTTGCATTATGTGATGACAAGGATGATAAAAtaacggtggtaaactgtttttTGTCTAGCTGCTTGGAAACGGTGGGTGGGAACAATGCATGGCCACCCTGCAACCAGATGTTGTGCAGAAATTAGCTAGATATGGAGTATGATGGCAATCGAGAAGCAAGCTCGTGTGGTTTATTCACCTAATAGACCATCTTTATGGTGGAGACAGAGGAGCAGAAAGGGCTATGAGAATATATGTCTGTGTCTGTCTGTGAGGGGTCGTCAAGAGCGCGTGCTGCTGATGCATCTTACATATGTGGCACTTGAGAATCGATTCGGTTCGTTGGGTGGTTGGTTGATACTCCATTGTCCATTGTATACTGGTCTACTAGTTGgtgcacagcacagcacagcacagcacagcattTCCCCAGCGGGAGTGAGTGAGATGGACAAAACATAGTGGTAAAAGGGGGTGTTAATGTTATTGCCTGCCGCAACGGGATGGTGAGAATGTCTGTCAGTTTGTATTGGTTAGGTTGGGTCAGTGGACTTGGTTTTGTTTTTGTCATTCCACTGACCAAACCCACCCTCTTGCTCGCCTCGCCCCGGCAACATTGAGAATACGGGAAGGTTTTGTAGCGTGTAATTCTTTTTTTGGTTTATTACTAGGTGTAGGATTGTTTTTGAGTCTTGTTTGACAGGAAGGGTTTGTATGAAATCAATTCATTGCCCAATAATAAAAGATCGATGGGGTTGGTTTCTCTTGCGACTGCACTTTGCGTTTCTCCCATTGGTTTTGGTTAGTACTCCCTTTGTCTCAAAATAAGCGTTGCTATGGTAGTTGTGCGAGTCAAACATTTTTAAATTtaactaggtttgtagaaaatattagtaacatttgcatctataaataaatttgctatgaaaatatattagATCTATCCAATAATACTAATTAATACTAATtgtgtactataaatattaatatatttttagtgtgtgtgtgtgtgtgtgtgtgtatatatatatatatatatatatatatatatatatatatatatatatatatatatatatagaactactatcctgtagctggctacagaataacttattctgtagccactttgagttatgataattactatgttaatttacgagattatagtaactccttactaagtggtttaatataacgttatggtaaatatccccatgtgttatagtaacccaactatcgtaaatatatatttatattatggtaaattagtatataaaattatagtaaatggaggtggctacataataacttattttgtagccggctactgaatagtctctccctatatatatatatatatatatatatatatatatatatatatatatataaagttaaAAGCGTTTGATTTCTTGGGAATCGACGAGCGAGTACACGATAAAGTTAAAAGTGGCCGTGGTCCTGTTCGTTTgtgttataatccgtacttttcggcttgtctttttagttggaacaatatttttttttaccccaaatcagtcggaacagtgtttcggctcgtttttcagcaaagcgaacgagGGCAGAGGGGGTATGCTTCAGTATGAGGTTTGCTTGTTTCTCAGTTGGCATGTACGTATGTATCGCTTTGAGTTTTGTACAAAGATGCACATGTCTAAGTTTGACACAAAGCAATGccagtgactcagtgagacagtgGGTGACACTGCGACACGATGACACGAACGGAACGGGGATAAAGGTCTGGACTCACTGGACTCCCCGCCCCCGAAACCcaacaacaataacaaaaaaaaaacagaacctTATCGGCTTCTCAATCCCCTGACCCTGAGCACGGAACCCCGTCGACTCCGAGCAGAGAGAGAGAAGGACAAGGAAAGACAGGATGCTGCTGAGCTCCCCTTTCGTGTCCGTGTCGGTGTCGCCGCCGCAGTTCTCCCAGCCTTGCTATGGCGCTCGCCCCGCGGCGCTGCGGATCGAGGCGGCCAGGCAGCTGACGGGGCGGGTGGTGACGACCAAGGCGGACAAGACGGTGGGGGTGGAGGTGGTGCGCCTGGCGCCGCACCCCAAGTACAAGCGCCGGGAGCGCATCAAGAAGAAGTACCAGGCGCACGACCCAGACAACCAGTTCAAGGTCGGCGACGTCGTCGAGCTCCGCCCCTCCCGCCCCATCTCCAAGACCAAGCATTTCCTCGCCATCCCGCTCCCGCCCCGCGACACCCGCCGCAAGTCCCAGCTCCTTCCGCCGCTCCAGTCCCaggccgacgacgacgaccaggcgccgccgccgccgccctcgccctCCTCCGAGTGATTGATTACTGCCGCCTATGAATTGGCTTGCCTAGCTAGCTTATTGTAACGTCGTCGTATCGTATCAGCTCCTCTGAATCAAAGGTCGAATGCTTGTTTATTTGCTGCTTCCCAATTCCAATGCTCCTCCTATGGTATGATccatgcccagaggcatgtacttTTTGTCTGCAAATTTTCTGTAATACAAGAGATTCTTTTTTTTCCCCTACCGTGCCTTAGTCACGTTTTTCATTACAGAGTACAAGGGGCAATGATGATTACCCACCTACTTACTGGGTGCTATTACATAGACATTTTTGCGACTCTAGAAAACGGCTTTACTACTCCATCTTGGAGCAGCGCAACCAACGTGCCTAGCTTGGGCGGCCATCGTCCACTCCCTTGCCTATTTTTGAAATTGTCAAAAGTGGATAACGAACTCTTCATCGTATTTATATGGTCGAGACGGGCAGAAAGCATATTTGGATTATCGCATCTGGAGTACGAACGAAGAAAACAACTTCGGGGGCTAACCCAGCTGAAAATTGGCTTAACTCGACTTTCTcaactttctcaaatgcaagAATGTAGTGCACCACTGTGATCCTCTCGGCGAGCTAATCGAAGAACATGTATGGATCGCCTCGTTTGGAGTCcgaataaattaattatgaatttcgAAAGCTTTTTACTGGAACCTACAGAAGTCGGCTTAGCCGAACTTTGGCAGCTCTAGAACGGATCTTAAACGCGTTTTGATGCGATTTGGAAGGGGCTTCGACTCCATGAGGAATAAGGCCACCCCACCTTATAAATATAAGGGCCATGGCCGATTGAGGTGCCCAACACATGCAATCGAAAAATCAATCTACTCTCTTTTTGCCCTAAAATCTCTCCTAACCCCCATGTTGCTTTCATCGCTTGATCCGAGGATGGTGCCCTAGGCTCGCTGGCTGACCTAGGGCAACCCAACGACACCCTTAGTCGTGACAGGGTCTCTCTCGGGGgagagcttcgacggtttctttgctagcTTGCCCAGA from Miscanthus floridulus cultivar M001 chromosome 11, ASM1932011v1, whole genome shotgun sequence includes these protein-coding regions:
- the LOC136494254 gene encoding small ribosomal subunit protein uS17c-like produces the protein MLLSSPFVSVSVSPPQFSQPCYGARPAALRIEAARQLTGRVVTTKADKTVGVEVVRLAPHPKYKRRERIKKKYQAHDPDNQFKVGDVVELRPSRPISKTKHFLAIPLPPRDTRRKSQLLPPLQSQADDDDQAPPPPPSPSSE